The Lewinella sp. 4G2 nucleotide sequence TAGCGGAGTGTTCGCGTAAACTCAGCCACGTACTTCCGCCGTCTACGTTAGTGATCCACACCAGTGGCGCGACGGCCATGAAAAAGATTGATGGGCACTTTGAAAATAAAGGGGTGATCTGGCCAATTCGTAGCCTCCGCAAAGGGACCGCCCCCCTACCCTGGACGGATCTACCGGTAGCCTACCAGGGGAACAATGATTTCAGTAAGACCCGTATTCGTATCCTTGTGGACACCTTGACTCAAATTTCCTACTCGCTTGATAGCCAGCAACGTGCGCGGCTTCATCTGGCTGCTGTTTACAGCAACAACTTTACTAATTGGTTGTACCAGATCAGTTACGATCTGTGTGAGGAGATGGATATTCCTTTTGAGGCGCTACTGCCAATCATAAAAAATACTGCCCTGCGGCAGGATGGTACCGAGCCCAAGCTACTGCAGACGGGAGCCGCCGCCCGCGACGATAAGCCGACAATGGATAAGCACCTGAAATTACTGAACGGACACCCAGAATTTGCCCGCTTGTACCGCTTACTTAGTAACCTGATCCAGGAAGGCGTGGAAGATTGAGCACGATTGATTGACCGAATACAGGGACAATCAGGAAGCCGGGTGCTATGGCGACGCGACAATAAGTAAACCTTAACGGTGACGATACAACGGGCCTCGGGCCGGTACCGTTCTTTAGTGCGAATAATCCACCTATATATGTTACGACGCTCCATCTTTCTCTTTGCCCTTACGCTGCTCTTTACCCTTCCCGCCCAGGCTCAATTTGGGAAGACGCTTAACAAACTAAAGAGTCAGGCCGACGAAGTCCTTGGCGGTGGAGGTCCACTTTCCGAAGAAAAGATTGGGGAGGGCCTCAAGGAAGCTCTTAACCAGGGCGTGGATAAGGCCGTCACAAAACTGGCCACCGAAAATGGTTACTACGCTAGCCCCTACAAGATTTTGATTCCCGAAGAAGCGCAAGTGATCGTTAGCCGTGTGAGTGCCCTGCCCGGGTTTGGTAACGTAGAACGGGACCTCACCCAGCGCCTGAACCAGGCAGCAGAATTAGCGGCCTCCAAAGCCAGCCCCATTTTTGTGGACGCAATCACGGGCCTGACGATAAAGGATGCGATGAACTTACTGATGGGCGAGCAGGACGCCGCTACCCGATACTTAGAATCGAACACTTCGAGTGCCCTCACCACTGCTTTTCAACCAGTCATCAAAAGCTCACTGGACGAAGTGAATGCGACCGATTTATGGCGCTCCATCGTCACGGCGTACAATAAGATTCCTTTCGTCAAAAAAACCGACCCGGAATTAGACGCTTACGTGACGAATCGCGCGCTCGAAGGAATGTTTGGCCTGATCGAAGTAAAGGAAACGGAGTTGCGTGATAACCCAGCCCTGCGAAATACGGAACTGTTGAAGCAGGTGTTCGCCCGACAGGATTA carries:
- a CDS encoding Rossmann-like and DUF2520 domain-containing protein; this encodes MNKIAVIGTGNLAWHIVPALKSLGHQVVAVSRHTSRSHQWPVRVIDHAGLVRFAPDTVVLAVPDKMIAECSRKLSHVLPPSTLVIHTSGATAMKKIDGHFENKGVIWPIRSLRKGTAPLPWTDLPVAYQGNNDFSKTRIRILVDTLTQISYSLDSQQRARLHLAAVYSNNFTNWLYQISYDLCEEMDIPFEALLPIIKNTALRQDGTEPKLLQTGAAARDDKPTMDKHLKLLNGHPEFARLYRLLSNLIQEGVED
- a CDS encoding DUF4197 domain-containing protein translates to MLRRSIFLFALTLLFTLPAQAQFGKTLNKLKSQADEVLGGGGPLSEEKIGEGLKEALNQGVDKAVTKLATENGYYASPYKILIPEEAQVIVSRVSALPGFGNVERDLTQRLNQAAELAASKASPIFVDAITGLTIKDAMNLLMGEQDAATRYLESNTSSALTTAFQPVIKSSLDEVNATDLWRSIVTAYNKIPFVKKTDPELDAYVTNRALEGMFGLIEVKETELRDNPALRNTELLKQVFARQD